A genomic region of Ignavibacteria bacterium contains the following coding sequences:
- the dndC gene encoding DNA phosphorothioation system sulfurtransferase DndC translates to MLDKKLINETTEFFEVLNKKITKIIREIKEQYLEDNFPWIIGFSGGKDSTVVLQLIFNAIKELEITKRNKEIHVLANDTLVENPNISNFIDEQLKFIEIAGKNSLYAHNPQLFNVAKVTPKLIDTFWLNLIGKGYPSPTRWFRWCTEKMKINPTNEYIKQEINKNGKVIIVLGTRKSESANRNKTMKKYEIFGMRLRKHSLGNAFVFSPIADLSTQEVWAYLINNKNPWGVDNEKLLNLYRNASDIMDCPLVIDDTTPSCGNSRFGCWVCTVIEEDKSMYNLIKNGEDWMLPLYEFRTWLKTIRNEPNRRDKTRRNGQDGLGPFNFETRKEILEKLLKIELETGLNLISRTEISAIEAQWRFDGNYKYSVANIYYKIKGEKLMGENKFKEEKLHEEEKILERICEKHSVKIEHIKELMELEKKHLTFLRRSSIHKDMQSKISKFINNSNT, encoded by the coding sequence ATGCTAGATAAAAAATTAATAAATGAAACCACAGAGTTTTTTGAAGTTTTGAATAAAAAGATTACAAAAATAATTCGAGAAATAAAAGAACAGTATTTAGAAGATAACTTTCCTTGGATAATTGGTTTTTCAGGGGGCAAGGATAGTACTGTTGTTTTGCAATTAATATTTAATGCAATAAAAGAATTAGAAATTACCAAAAGGAATAAAGAAATTCATGTTTTAGCAAATGATACTTTGGTAGAGAATCCTAATATCTCTAATTTTATTGATGAACAATTAAAATTTATTGAAATTGCAGGTAAAAACTCATTATATGCACATAATCCACAATTATTTAACGTAGCTAAAGTCACACCAAAATTAATTGATACTTTTTGGTTAAATCTTATAGGGAAGGGTTATCCATCACCAACTCGATGGTTTAGATGGTGTACAGAAAAAATGAAAATTAATCCTACCAATGAATATATAAAGCAAGAAATTAATAAAAATGGTAAAGTAATCATAGTTCTGGGAACTCGGAAATCTGAATCAGCGAATAGAAATAAAACTATGAAAAAATATGAAATATTTGGAATGCGCCTTAGAAAGCATTCACTTGGTAATGCATTTGTTTTTAGTCCAATCGCTGATTTATCTACTCAAGAAGTTTGGGCTTATTTAATAAATAATAAAAACCCATGGGGGGTTGATAATGAAAAGTTATTAAATTTATATCGAAATGCATCTGACATAATGGATTGTCCATTAGTTATAGATGATACAACACCTAGTTGTGGTAATTCAAGATTTGGATGCTGGGTTTGTACAGTTATTGAAGAAGATAAATCCATGTACAATTTGATTAAAAACGGTGAAGATTGGATGCTTCCATTGTATGAATTCAGAACATGGTTAAAAACTATAAGAAATGAACCTAACAGACGAGATAAAACGAGAAGAAATGGTCAAGATGGCCTTGGGCCATTTAATTTTGAAACAAGAAAAGAAATCCTTGAGAAATTATTAAAAATAGAGTTAGAAACAGGGTTAAATTTAATTTCACGTACTGAGATTTCGGCAATCGAAGCTCAATGGAGATTTGATGGGAATTATAAATATTCAGTTGCTAATATTTATTATAAAATTAAAGGAGAAAAATTAATGGGGGAAAATAAATTTAAAGAAGAAAAACTTCATGAGGAGGAAAAAATTTTAGAAAGAATATGTGAAAAACATAGTGTTAAGATTGAACACATAAAGGAATTAATGGAGTTAGAAAAAAAACATTTGACATTTTTAAGAAGATCATCAATTCATAAAGATATGCAAAGTAAAATAAGCAAGTTCATCAATAATTCTAATACTTAG
- the gdhA gene encoding NADP-specific glutamate dehydrogenase: MTEYAQRVLAEVKAKNPNEPEFHQAVQEVLETLTPVLERHPEYEANRILERMVEPERVIIFRVPWQDDRGQFHINRGFRVEMNSAIGPYKGGLRFHPSVNLGILKFLAFEQVFKNSLTTLPMGGGKGGSDFDPKGKSDHEIMRFCQSFMTELFRHIGPDTDVPAGDIGVGAREIGYLFGQYKRIKNEFTGVLTGKGINWGGSLIRPEATGYGVVYFTQEMLKTRGETLEGKRVAVSGFGNVAWGAVKKATELGAKVVTLSGPDGFIYDEDGVKGEKIDFMLKMRASGRDVVKDYADEFKVPFYPNKKPWGVKVDIALPCATQNEIHEEDAKELVKNGCICVCEGANMPTTIEGYHVFKNAGILYAPGKASNAGGVAVSGLEMTQNSMRLPWPQEEVDARLQQIMKKIHDTCLATAERFGVPGDYVAGANIAGFLKVADAMIDQGLV, translated from the coding sequence ATGACTGAATACGCACAAAGAGTTTTAGCTGAAGTTAAAGCCAAAAATCCAAACGAACCGGAATTTCATCAAGCGGTTCAGGAAGTTTTAGAGACATTGACACCTGTACTTGAAAGGCATCCAGAATATGAAGCCAATCGAATTCTTGAAAGAATGGTAGAACCAGAACGGGTCATAATTTTTAGAGTTCCTTGGCAGGATGATAGAGGTCAGTTTCACATCAATCGCGGCTTTAGAGTGGAAATGAACTCAGCAATTGGACCATACAAAGGCGGATTACGCTTCCATCCATCAGTAAATCTTGGCATTCTAAAATTTTTAGCATTTGAGCAAGTATTCAAAAACAGCTTAACAACATTACCAATGGGCGGAGGAAAAGGCGGAAGTGATTTTGATCCTAAAGGAAAAAGCGATCACGAAATAATGAGATTCTGTCAGAGCTTTATGACAGAACTTTTCCGTCATATTGGTCCCGATACAGATGTTCCAGCTGGAGATATTGGAGTTGGTGCCCGCGAAATTGGTTATCTATTTGGTCAATACAAAAGAATTAAAAATGAATTTACAGGAGTTTTGACAGGTAAAGGAATCAATTGGGGCGGTTCTTTGATTAGACCCGAGGCTACTGGGTATGGTGTTGTCTACTTCACTCAAGAAATGTTAAAGACAAGAGGTGAAACATTAGAAGGTAAGAGAGTTGCGGTCTCTGGCTTCGGAAATGTTGCCTGGGGTGCAGTTAAGAAAGCAACAGAACTTGGAGCGAAAGTAGTAACTCTTTCTGGTCCAGATGGATTTATTTATGATGAAGACGGCGTTAAAGGTGAGAAAATTGATTTTATGTTAAAGATGCGAGCAAGCGGCCGTGATGTCGTTAAAGATTATGCAGATGAATTTAAAGTTCCATTTTATCCAAATAAAAAACCGTGGGGTGTAAAAGTTGATATTGCTCTGCCCTGCGCTACCCAAAACGAAATCCACGAAGAAGATGCAAAAGAATTAGTAAAGAATGGCTGCATCTGCGTTTGTGAAGGTGCAAATATGCCGACAACAATTGAAGGTTATCATGTATTTAAAAATGCAGGAATTCTTTATGCACCAGGTAAAGCATCAAACGCTGGCGGAGTTGCAGTTTCGGGACTTGAAATGACTCAAAACAGTATGAGACTGCCCTGGCCACAAGAAGAAGTTGATGCAAGACTGCAACAAATTATGAAAAAGATTCACGATACCTGTCTGGCAACTGCAGAAAGATTTGGTGTTCCGGGTGATTATGTTGCTGGTGCAAACATAGCTGGATTTTTGAAAGTCGCAGATGCAATGATTGATCAAGGATTGGTATAA